Proteins from a single region of Streptomyces sp. HUAS 15-9:
- the ctaC gene encoding aa3-type cytochrome oxidase subunit II gives MSPNGSDRSPRRPMRRKLLQAMTAGLVLATATGCTYKDFPRLGMPTPVTEEAPRILSLWQGSWAAALAVGVLVWGLILWATIFHRRSRTKVEVPPQTRYNMPIEALYTVVPIIIISVLFYFTARDETKLLDISKKPDVTVNVVGFQWSWGFNYIADVPGSTGNAKTSPELAAIPDRFKKDFPANAGGVYDVGTPGTKNPQTGNPGPTLWLPKGKTVRFVLTSRDVIHSFWVVPFLMKQDVIPGHTNAFQVVPSQEGTYLGKCAELCGVDHSRMLFNVKIVSPERYEQHLKDLAKKGQTGYVPAGIAQTPHEKNRETNNL, from the coding sequence GTGAGTCCCAACGGCTCCGACCGCTCGCCGCGGCGCCCGATGCGGCGGAAGCTGCTGCAGGCAATGACCGCGGGCCTGGTCCTGGCGACCGCTACCGGTTGCACATACAAGGACTTCCCCCGCCTTGGTATGCCCACCCCGGTCACGGAAGAGGCTCCGCGCATCCTCTCCCTGTGGCAGGGCTCCTGGGCTGCCGCGCTCGCCGTCGGCGTGCTGGTGTGGGGCCTGATCCTCTGGGCGACCATCTTCCACAGGCGCAGCCGCACCAAGGTCGAGGTACCTCCGCAGACCCGGTACAACATGCCGATCGAGGCCCTGTACACGGTGGTCCCGATCATCATCATCTCGGTCCTGTTCTACTTCACGGCCCGGGACGAGACGAAGCTCCTGGACATCTCCAAGAAGCCCGACGTCACGGTCAACGTGGTCGGATTCCAGTGGAGCTGGGGCTTCAACTACATCGCGGACGTACCCGGTTCCACCGGAAACGCCAAGACGTCCCCGGAACTGGCCGCCATTCCGGACCGGTTCAAGAAGGACTTCCCGGCGAACGCCGGCGGTGTCTACGATGTCGGTACGCCCGGCACGAAGAACCCGCAGACCGGCAACCCCGGCCCGACCCTCTGGCTCCCCAAGGGCAAGACGGTCCGTTTCGTCCTCACCTCGCGTGACGTCATCCACTCCTTCTGGGTGGTGCCGTTCCTGATGAAGCAGGACGTGATCCCGGGCCACACCAACGCCTTCCAGGTGGTTCCCAGCCAGGAGGGCACGTACCTCGGCAAGTGCGCCGAGCTCTGCGGCGTCGACCACTCCCGGATGCTGTTCAACGTGAAGATCGTCTCTCCTGAGCGTTACGAGCAGCACCTCAAGGACCTCGCCAAGAAGGGGCAGACCGGTTACGTTCCCGCCGGCATCGCGCAGACGCCGCACGAGAAGAACCGGGAGACGAACAACCTGTGA
- a CDS encoding cysteine desulfurase/sulfurtransferase TusA family protein produces the protein MSYFDAASAAPLHPVARQALLASLDEGWADPARLYREGRRARLLLDAAREAAAEAVGCRGDELVFTSSGTRAVHTGVAGALAGRRRVGRHLIVSAVEHSSVLHSAEAFEADGGTVTRVPVLRSGAVSVESYEKELRPDTALACLQSANHEVGTEQPVAAVAEACRAAGVPLLVDAAQSLGWGRVEGDWSLLAASAHKWGGPSGVGLLVVRKGVRFASQGPVDERESGRAAGFENIPAVVAAAASLRAVRADAAAEAVRLRELTERIRARVPQLVPDVEVVGDPEHRLPGIVTFSCLYVDGEALLHELDREGFSVSSGSSCTSSTLTPSHVLKAMGVLSEGNVRVSLPPGTAEEDVERFLGVLAGAVAGVREKLGAPAPATVVRADELVVDALGKRCPIPVIELAKVIGDVPVGGTVRVLSDDEAARLDIPAWCEMRGQEYVGEEPADQGSAYVVRRVS, from the coding sequence ATGTCCTATTTCGATGCCGCCTCTGCCGCTCCTCTTCATCCTGTTGCCCGTCAGGCGTTGTTGGCCTCCCTCGACGAGGGGTGGGCCGATCCCGCTCGGTTGTACAGGGAAGGACGCAGGGCCAGGCTGCTGCTGGACGCCGCTCGGGAGGCGGCTGCCGAGGCCGTGGGGTGCCGGGGTGATGAGCTGGTGTTCACCTCGTCCGGTACACGTGCCGTGCATACGGGAGTCGCGGGTGCGCTGGCCGGGCGTCGGCGGGTCGGACGTCACCTGATCGTGTCAGCGGTCGAACACTCCTCGGTGCTCCATTCGGCAGAGGCGTTCGAGGCGGACGGCGGGACGGTGACCCGGGTGCCGGTGCTGCGTTCGGGCGCGGTGAGCGTCGAGTCGTACGAGAAGGAGCTGCGGCCCGACACCGCGCTGGCCTGTCTGCAGTCGGCCAACCACGAGGTGGGCACCGAGCAGCCGGTCGCGGCGGTGGCCGAGGCGTGCCGGGCGGCCGGGGTACCGCTGCTGGTGGACGCGGCCCAGTCGCTGGGCTGGGGGCGGGTGGAGGGCGACTGGTCGCTGCTCGCGGCGAGCGCCCACAAGTGGGGCGGGCCCTCCGGGGTCGGGCTGCTCGTCGTGCGCAAGGGAGTGCGGTTCGCCTCCCAAGGGCCCGTGGACGAGCGGGAGTCGGGGCGTGCCGCCGGGTTCGAGAACATCCCCGCCGTCGTGGCCGCGGCCGCCTCGCTGCGGGCGGTACGGGCGGATGCGGCCGCCGAGGCGGTACGGCTGCGGGAGCTGACGGAGCGGATCCGGGCACGGGTACCGCAGTTGGTGCCGGACGTGGAGGTGGTCGGCGATCCGGAGCACCGGCTGCCCGGCATCGTCACCTTCTCCTGTCTCTATGTCGACGGAGAGGCCCTGCTGCACGAGTTGGACCGGGAGGGTTTCTCCGTATCGTCCGGATCGTCCTGCACGAGCAGCACACTGACCCCGAGCCATGTACTGAAGGCGATGGGGGTGCTGAGCGAGGGGAACGTGCGGGTGTCGCTGCCGCCGGGGACGGCCGAGGAGGACGTCGAGCGGTTCCTCGGGGTGCTCGCGGGGGCTGTGGCCGGGGTGCGGGAGAAGCTGGGAGCGCCGGCTCCGGCGACCGTGGTGCGGGCCGATGAACTGGTGGTGGACGCCCTCGGCAAGCGCTGCCCGATCCCGGTGATCGAGCTGGCCAAGGTCATCGGGGACGTGCCGGTGGGCGGCACGGTGCGGGTCCTGTCGGACGACGAGGCGGCCCGGCTGGACATTCCCGCGTGGTGCGAGATGCGGGGGCAGGAGTACGTGGGTGAGGAGCCGGCGGACCAGGGGTCGGCGTACGTGGTCCGCCGGGTGTCCTGA
- a CDS encoding carbohydrate kinase family protein, with product MRIAVTGSIATDHLMTFPGRFADQFVADQLHTVSLSFLVDNLDVRRGGVAANIAFGMGQLGSRPILVGAAGFDFDDYRAWLERHGVDTESVRISETLHTARFVCTTDADHNQIGSFYTGAMSEARLIELKTVADRVGGLDLVLIGADDPEAMLRHTEECRSRSLAFAADFSQQIARMDGEEIRILLDGATYLFSNEYEKGLIESKTGWTDEEILGKVGHRVTTLGSRGVRVERAGEDPIEVGCPEEERKADPTGVGDAFRAGFLSGLAWGVSLERAAQVGCMLATLVIETVGTQEYQLRRAHFMDRFTKAYGHDAAAEVRAHLA from the coding sequence GTGCGCATCGCAGTCACCGGCTCCATCGCCACCGACCACCTCATGACCTTCCCCGGCCGCTTCGCCGACCAGTTCGTCGCGGACCAGCTGCACACGGTCTCGCTCTCCTTCCTGGTCGACAACCTGGACGTACGCCGGGGCGGCGTAGCCGCGAACATCGCCTTCGGCATGGGACAGCTCGGCTCGCGGCCGATCCTGGTCGGCGCCGCGGGCTTCGACTTCGACGACTACCGCGCCTGGCTCGAGCGGCACGGTGTCGACACCGAATCGGTCCGTATCTCCGAGACCCTGCACACCGCCCGCTTCGTGTGCACCACCGACGCGGACCACAACCAGATCGGCTCCTTCTACACGGGCGCGATGAGCGAGGCCCGCCTCATCGAGCTGAAGACCGTCGCGGACCGCGTCGGCGGCCTCGACCTGGTCCTGATCGGCGCCGACGACCCGGAGGCGATGCTCCGGCACACGGAGGAGTGCCGCTCCCGTTCCCTCGCGTTCGCCGCCGACTTCTCCCAGCAGATCGCCCGCATGGACGGCGAAGAGATCCGGATACTGCTGGACGGCGCGACGTACCTCTTCTCCAACGAGTACGAGAAGGGCCTCATCGAGTCCAAGACCGGCTGGACCGACGAGGAGATCCTCGGCAAGGTCGGCCACCGTGTCACCACCCTCGGCTCGCGCGGCGTCCGCGTCGAGCGGGCCGGCGAGGACCCGATCGAGGTCGGCTGCCCGGAGGAGGAGCGCAAGGCCGACCCCACCGGTGTCGGCGACGCCTTCCGCGCCGGCTTCCTCTCCGGCCTCGCCTGGGGCGTCTCCCTGGAGCGCGCCGCCCAGGTCGGCTGCATGCTCGCCACCCTCGTCATCGAGACGGTCGGCACCCAGGAGTACCAGCTGCGCCGCGCCCACTTCATGGACCGCTTCACCAAGGCGTACGGCCATGACGCCGCCGCCGAGGTCCGGGCGCACCTGGCCTGA
- the ctaD gene encoding aa3-type cytochrome oxidase subunit I, with protein MSILNEPQGAAAAEDSYENELPVRRKQPGNVVVKWLTTTDHKTIGTMYLVTSFAFFLIGGVMALLMRAELARPGLQFMSNEQFNQAFTMHGTVMLLMFATPLFAGFTNWIMPLQIGAPDVAFPRLNMFAYWLYLFGSTIAVGGFLTPEGAADFGWFAYSPLSDAVRSPGIGADMWIMGLAFSGFGTILGAVNFITTIICMRAPGMTMFRMPIFVWNVLLTALLVLIVFPVLAAALFALEADRKFGAHVFDSANGGALLWQHLFWFFGHPEVYIIALPFFGIISEVIPVFARKPMFGYMGLIAATIAIAGLSVTVWAHHMYVTGGVLLPFFSFMTFLIAVPTGVKFFNWIGTMWKGSLSFETPMLWATGFLITFTFGGLTGVILASPPMDFHVSDSYFVVAHFHYVVFGTVVFAMFSGFHFWWPKFTGKMLDERLGKITFWTLFIGFHGTFLVQHWLGVEGMPRRYADYLAADGFTALNTVSTISSFLLGLSILPFLYNIWKTAKYGKPVGVDDPWGYGRSLEWATSCPPPRHNFVTLPRIRSESPAFDLHHPEIAAMEQLELAGHGTSAIAGSKEAGK; from the coding sequence GTGAGCATCCTCAACGAACCCCAGGGTGCCGCGGCAGCTGAAGACTCGTACGAGAACGAGCTGCCGGTCAGGCGCAAGCAGCCCGGCAACGTCGTGGTGAAGTGGCTGACGACCACCGACCACAAGACGATCGGCACGATGTACCTCGTCACGTCGTTCGCGTTCTTCCTGATCGGCGGCGTGATGGCACTGCTCATGCGTGCCGAGCTGGCCCGTCCGGGACTGCAGTTCATGTCGAACGAGCAGTTCAACCAGGCGTTCACGATGCACGGCACGGTCATGCTGCTGATGTTCGCGACGCCGCTGTTCGCCGGCTTCACGAACTGGATCATGCCGCTCCAGATCGGTGCCCCCGACGTCGCCTTCCCCCGCCTGAACATGTTCGCCTACTGGCTGTACCTGTTCGGCTCGACGATCGCGGTCGGTGGCTTCCTCACCCCCGAGGGCGCGGCCGACTTCGGCTGGTTCGCCTACTCGCCGCTGTCGGACGCGGTCCGCTCGCCGGGCATCGGCGCCGACATGTGGATCATGGGTCTGGCCTTCTCCGGCTTCGGCACCATCCTCGGCGCGGTCAACTTCATCACCACGATCATCTGCATGCGAGCCCCGGGCATGACGATGTTCCGCATGCCGATCTTCGTGTGGAACGTGCTGCTGACCGCGCTGCTGGTCCTGATCGTGTTCCCGGTGCTGGCCGCGGCGCTGTTCGCCCTGGAGGCGGACCGTAAATTCGGTGCCCATGTGTTTGATTCCGCCAACGGCGGAGCCTTGTTGTGGCAACACCTCTTCTGGTTCTTCGGCCATCCAGAGGTGTACATCATCGCGCTGCCGTTCTTCGGCATCATCTCCGAGGTCATCCCGGTCTTCGCCCGCAAGCCGATGTTCGGCTACATGGGCCTGATCGCGGCGACCATCGCGATCGCCGGTCTGTCCGTGACCGTGTGGGCCCACCACATGTATGTCACCGGCGGTGTGCTGCTGCCGTTCTTCTCCTTCATGACCTTCCTGATCGCGGTCCCGACCGGTGTGAAGTTCTTCAACTGGATCGGCACCATGTGGAAGGGCTCGTTGTCGTTCGAGACACCGATGCTCTGGGCGACCGGCTTCCTGATCACCTTCACGTTCGGTGGTCTGACCGGTGTCATCCTGGCCTCGCCGCCGATGGACTTCCATGTCTCGGACTCGTACTTCGTGGTGGCGCACTTCCACTACGTGGTCTTCGGTACGGTCGTCTTCGCCATGTTCTCCGGCTTCCACTTCTGGTGGCCCAAGTTCACCGGCAAGATGCTCGACGAGCGTCTCGGCAAGATCACCTTCTGGACGCTGTTCATCGGCTTCCACGGCACGTTCCTGGTCCAGCACTGGCTGGGCGTCGAGGGCATGCCGCGCCGCTACGCCGACTACCTCGCGGCCGACGGGTTCACCGCCCTGAACACGGTCTCGACGATCAGCTCCTTCCTGCTCGGCCTGTCGATCCTGCCGTTCCTCTACAACATCTGGAAGACGGCGAAGTACGGCAAGCCGGTCGGCGTCGACGACCCGTGGGGCTACGGCCGTTCGCTGGAGTGGGCGACCTCCTGCCCGCCGCCGCGGCACAACTTCGTCACCCTGCCGCGGATCCGCAGTGAATCCCCGGCGTTCGACCTGCACCACCCGGAGATCGCCGCCATGGAGCAGCTGGAGCTCGCCGGTCATGGCACCAGCGCCATCGCGGGCAGCAAGGAGGCCGGCAAGTGA